From a region of the Leptospira kmetyi serovar Malaysia str. Bejo-Iso9 genome:
- a CDS encoding phage structural protein yields the protein MNGIWDPKKLNVNCNGRDVSGMSQADGFFKIEPVTKEYILSQVGIKGDWNISEVYDGRVKLTLTLMGDSPENQYFFALGEGRLPCVFTIKDKSDGGMLGFSAQGRVWERPNIEKGKEYKDMVWVFLLPDYKGVITA from the coding sequence ATGAACGGTATTTGGGATCCAAAGAAATTAAACGTGAACTGCAACGGACGAGACGTGTCCGGCATGAGCCAAGCGGACGGGTTCTTTAAAATCGAACCCGTAACGAAAGAGTATATTCTCTCTCAAGTGGGAATTAAAGGGGATTGGAACATCTCCGAAGTATATGACGGAAGAGTAAAGTTGACTCTGACTCTTATGGGTGATTCTCCCGAGAACCAATACTTCTTCGCATTGGGAGAAGGAAGACTTCCCTGTGTGTTTACGATCAAGGATAAGAGCGACGGCGGAATGTTGGGTTTCTCCGCACAAGGAAGAGTTTGGGAAAGACCGAACATCGAAAAGGGAAAAGAATACAAGGACATGGTCTGGGTGTTTCTTCTTCCCGATTACAAAGGAGTGATAACCGCATGA
- a CDS encoding LIC_12613 family protein, giving the protein MTDNVSKDSVQPERVFVKKESLESEVSVFPSEPILETIDDDAKVAQIHFVDGRRYKLQHPGNRKALRWRQESISLTEGLNQDKLMDKFFKFCVRPMGHSFEPTLDIIEPNHVEVWLNVANRFLKWELE; this is encoded by the coding sequence ATGACGGATAACGTTTCGAAAGACTCGGTTCAACCGGAAAGGGTTTTCGTTAAAAAGGAATCGCTGGAATCGGAAGTTTCCGTTTTTCCATCGGAACCGATTTTGGAGACGATCGACGACGACGCGAAGGTCGCACAGATTCATTTCGTGGACGGACGCAGATATAAACTTCAACATCCGGGAAATCGTAAGGCTCTCCGTTGGAGACAAGAGTCGATCTCTTTGACCGAAGGACTCAATCAGGATAAACTGATGGACAAATTCTTCAAGTTCTGCGTCAGACCGATGGGTCATTCCTTCGAGCCTACGTTAGACATCATTGAGCCGAATCACGTGGAGGTCTGGCTGAATGTAGCGAATCGATTTCTTAAGTGGGAGTTGGAATAA